The following proteins are co-located in the Bacteroidota bacterium genome:
- the pyrF gene encoding orotidine-5'-phosphate decarboxylase has protein sequence MNRKQLVSEIKRKKSFLCIGLDTDVTKIPKHLLSEEDPIFAFNKEIIDATHDLAVAYKPNTAFYEAHGVKGWISLEKTINYINENYPEIFTIADAKRGDIGNTSKMYAKAFLEDLDFDSVTVAPYMGSDSVKPFLEFKNKWVILLGLTSNQGAFDFQFIKDSEGKELNQHVMEKASEWANDEQLMFVVGATKAEYLSEIRKTIPKHFLLVPGVGAQGGSLSDVVKFGKNEDVGLLINSSRGIIYADKTENFASTARMKASDIQREMEQYL, from the coding sequence ATGAACAGAAAACAACTAGTATCGGAAATAAAAAGAAAGAAATCATTTTTGTGTATTGGTTTAGATACTGATGTTACAAAAATACCTAAACACTTATTAAGTGAGGAGGATCCAATTTTCGCCTTTAATAAAGAAATTATCGATGCTACACATGATTTAGCCGTTGCCTACAAACCCAATACAGCTTTTTATGAAGCACATGGTGTAAAAGGATGGATTTCTCTTGAAAAAACAATAAACTATATTAACGAGAATTACCCCGAAATCTTCACTATCGCCGATGCAAAACGTGGAGATATTGGAAACACCTCAAAAATGTATGCTAAAGCTTTTTTAGAAGACCTGGATTTTGACTCCGTAACTGTAGCACCATACATGGGAAGTGATTCTGTTAAACCTTTTTTGGAGTTTAAAAACAAATGGGTAATCCTACTTGGCTTAACCTCAAATCAGGGAGCATTCGACTTTCAGTTCATAAAAGACTCTGAAGGAAAAGAATTGAATCAACACGTGATGGAAAAAGCATCTGAATGGGCAAACGATGAACAGTTAATGTTTGTTGTAGGTGCTACAAAAGCAGAATACTTATCTGAAATTAGAAAAACTATTCCGAAGCATTTTTTACTTGTTCCCGGAGTTGGTGCACAGGGCGGCAGTCTGTCTGATGTAGTCAAATTCGGTAAAAACGAAGATGTAGGGTTACTTATAAACTCATCAAGAGGCATAATTTACGCTGATAAAACCGAAAACTTCGCATCGACCGCAAGAATGAAAGCCTCTGATATTCAAAGAGAAATGGAACAATATCTCTAA
- a CDS encoding DUF6089 family protein yields the protein MNKLLLSTTLLTLFNLNIFSQNIIVETGGSVNASLMGGSNLGMIPGAGGKIVNRINFTETKFVLKNSAGITTYGQKPVKSEYKNKAYDYHWMLDAMLEYNFFEFGGIRYNRSTSFTPYVGAGVNTIYRSTKDYGSRAGSDGLYLTLKSSLGLKYRVNETLIINLEGYLEWDFSDKLDNDNLRHTLEIPSDTPELLRYDHSVHFSIGFTYIIDRRTKMNKHNLPWSDNL from the coding sequence ATGAATAAACTACTGCTATCCACTACTCTGCTAACTTTATTTAACCTCAATATATTTTCTCAAAATATTATAGTTGAAACAGGAGGAAGTGTTAACGCTTCTTTAATGGGAGGATCTAATTTAGGTATGATTCCGGGTGCAGGAGGAAAGATTGTAAACAGAATAAATTTTACAGAAACAAAATTTGTATTAAAAAACAGCGCAGGAATAACTACCTATGGGCAAAAACCTGTTAAGAGCGAGTACAAAAACAAAGCTTACGATTACCATTGGATGCTAGACGCTATGCTAGAATATAATTTCTTTGAGTTTGGCGGAATACGCTATAATAGATCAACGAGTTTTACTCCCTACGTAGGGGCAGGGGTTAACACTATCTACAGAAGTACTAAAGACTATGGCAGCAGAGCTGGAAGCGATGGATTATACCTTACACTTAAAAGCAGTCTGGGTTTGAAATACAGAGTAAACGAAACTCTTATAATTAACCTTGAAGGATATTTAGAATGGGATTTTAGCGATAAGCTGGACAATGACAACCTCAGACACACTCTGGAAATCCCGTCCGACACTCCAGAACTATTGCGATATGACCATTCGGTACACTTCTCAATAGGCTTCACCTATATTATAGACAGAAGAACAAAAATGAACAAGCACAATCTCCCATGGAGTGACAATCTATAG
- a CDS encoding FAD/NAD(P)-binding oxidoreductase has translation MSSTKHQIVFIGGGTGTMMTASQLFRYGGKDFDVAIIEPSDTHYYQPEWTLVGAGVVPKSHTARPMDEILPSKAKRIKDYVVDIDPDKNIITLKNGDTIEYEYLVVSPGIEMRLDLIEGLEDAMGKNGVCSNYIDPDYTWEVLQKFKKGVGLFTQAATPIKCPGAPQKIMYLTADYMRKHNLDKETHLVFATPGTMIFGVEPFKTELKRIANEKYDIAQRYGYKLVKVDGEKKEAHYERLELPSVHGVSNYVVNDERNAAGCIGYVWDEEGEQYEVEEANHKLDEKHVGARYVINYDMLHLAPPMSAPRWFQKTKLANQEGPNKGWMEIDQYSLQHKRYPNVFGVGDVTDLPTARTGAGIRKQAPVVVTNIVNLVNGKPISDMKYSGYASCPLVTSYHTMLLAEFGYDGVRMTDPMLPNWLTAKERWVMWMMKRYGLSFLYWNLMRRGIRF, from the coding sequence ATGAGTTCAACAAAGCATCAAATTGTTTTTATTGGAGGAGGTACTGGTACAATGATGACCGCTTCTCAATTATTTCGTTACGGAGGAAAAGACTTCGATGTGGCAATAATTGAGCCTTCCGATACACACTATTATCAACCTGAATGGACATTAGTTGGGGCAGGAGTAGTTCCTAAGTCTCATACTGCCCGACCGATGGATGAAATTCTTCCTTCAAAAGCTAAACGCATTAAGGATTATGTTGTAGATATAGATCCTGATAAAAATATTATTACATTAAAAAACGGGGATACAATTGAGTATGAGTATTTAGTTGTTTCTCCGGGTATTGAAATGAGACTTGACCTTATTGAAGGTTTAGAGGATGCAATGGGGAAAAATGGAGTTTGTTCAAATTATATTGATCCTGATTACACTTGGGAAGTATTACAAAAGTTTAAAAAGGGAGTTGGTTTGTTTACTCAGGCAGCGACTCCGATTAAATGTCCGGGAGCTCCGCAAAAAATCATGTATCTTACTGCTGATTACATGAGAAAGCATAATTTAGATAAAGAAACACATTTAGTATTTGCTACTCCCGGTACAATGATATTTGGTGTTGAGCCATTTAAGACGGAATTGAAAAGGATAGCTAACGAAAAGTATGATATTGCTCAGCGATATGGATATAAGTTAGTTAAGGTTGACGGGGAGAAAAAAGAAGCACATTACGAACGTCTTGAATTACCAAGTGTTCATGGGGTTTCTAATTATGTAGTGAATGATGAGCGTAATGCTGCGGGATGTATTGGCTATGTATGGGATGAAGAAGGTGAACAATATGAAGTTGAAGAAGCAAACCACAAGTTAGATGAGAAGCATGTTGGAGCTCGTTATGTAATAAATTACGATATGCTTCACTTAGCTCCTCCTATGTCGGCTCCTCGTTGGTTTCAAAAGACAAAATTGGCTAATCAGGAAGGACCAAACAAAGGCTGGATGGAAATTGATCAATATTCATTACAGCACAAGCGTTATCCAAATGTATTTGGAGTAGGTGATGTTACCGATTTACCGACAGCCCGTACAGGAGCAGGTATACGTAAACAAGCACCTGTTGTTGTGACTAATATTGTTAACCTGGTAAATGGCAAGCCTATCTCTGATATGAAATATTCGGGATATGCATCTTGTCCTCTTGTAACATCTTATCATACTATGCTTTTGGCCGAATTTGGTTATGACGGTGTTCGTATGACAGATCCAATGTTACCTAACTGGCTTACAGCAAAAGAAAGATGGGTAATGTGGATGATGAAGCGTTACGGATTATCTTTCTTATACTGGAATTTAATGCGAAGAGGAATTAGATTCTAA
- the der gene encoding ribosome biogenesis GTPase Der, whose protein sequence is MGNIVAIVGRPNVGKSTLFNRLTQRRQAIVDSVSGVTRDRHYGKSEWNGKEFSIIDTGGYIVGSDDIFEAEIRKQVDLAVDEANAIIFVVDVEAGVTSMDMEVANLLRKSKKPVFLMVNKVDNSSRHADAVEFYSLGLGEYYSVAAISGSGTGDLLDAVVESFEPEEEKDENELPRFAVIGRPNAGKSSLINVLLGEERNIVTDIAGTTRDSLDSNYNRYGQEFTLVDTAGLRKKSKVHEDLEFYSVMRSIRAIENADVCLMMIDATRGIESQDLSIFHLAEKNKKGIVVLVNKWDLVEDKDSNTPKKYEAAIRARTAPFTDYPIVFVSALTKQRVFKAVETAMEVHENRKKRIATSKFNEVMLEIVQDNPPPGIKGKFVKIKFCTQLPTYTPQFAFFANLPQYIKDPYKRYVENQLRENFDFTGVPIQIYFRKK, encoded by the coding sequence ATGGGAAATATAGTTGCGATAGTAGGAAGACCAAATGTTGGAAAATCAACGCTTTTCAATAGACTGACACAGCGCAGACAAGCGATAGTTGATTCGGTTAGCGGAGTTACCCGCGACCGTCATTATGGTAAATCGGAGTGGAACGGAAAAGAATTTTCAATAATCGATACCGGAGGTTATATTGTTGGTTCGGATGATATTTTCGAGGCAGAAATAAGAAAGCAGGTAGACCTGGCTGTAGATGAAGCTAATGCTATAATTTTTGTTGTAGATGTCGAAGCAGGAGTAACTTCTATGGATATGGAGGTGGCGAACTTGTTGCGAAAGTCAAAGAAGCCGGTTTTTTTAATGGTTAACAAAGTTGATAATTCATCAAGGCATGCCGATGCCGTAGAGTTTTATTCTTTAGGACTTGGCGAATATTATTCAGTAGCCGCAATTAGTGGAAGTGGAACAGGAGATTTGTTGGATGCAGTTGTGGAATCTTTTGAACCGGAAGAAGAGAAAGATGAGAATGAATTGCCCCGTTTTGCCGTGATAGGTCGACCAAATGCAGGGAAGTCATCTCTTATTAATGTTTTACTTGGTGAGGAGCGAAATATTGTTACGGATATAGCCGGAACTACACGCGATTCTCTTGATTCGAATTATAACAGATATGGTCAGGAATTCACTCTTGTCGATACTGCCGGACTCAGGAAGAAAAGTAAGGTTCATGAAGATCTGGAATTTTACTCGGTGATGCGATCTATTAGGGCTATAGAAAACGCCGATGTTTGTTTGATGATGATTGATGCTACACGTGGAATTGAATCGCAGGATTTAAGTATTTTCCACCTGGCTGAGAAAAATAAGAAAGGAATTGTTGTATTGGTGAATAAGTGGGATTTAGTCGAGGATAAAGATAGTAATACACCTAAGAAGTACGAAGCTGCAATTCGTGCACGTACTGCACCTTTCACAGATTATCCAATAGTTTTTGTGTCAGCTTTAACAAAGCAGCGTGTGTTTAAAGCTGTTGAAACAGCAATGGAAGTACACGAAAACAGAAAGAAAAGAATAGCTACCAGCAAATTTAATGAAGTTATGCTGGAAATAGTTCAGGATAATCCGCCACCGGGAATTAAAGGTAAATTTGTAAAGATTAAATTCTGTACCCAACTGCCGACATATACTCCTCAGTTTGCATTTTTTGCGAACTTACCACAGTATATTAAAGATCCTTATAAGAGGTATGTAGAAAACCAGCTTAGGGAGAATTTTGATTTTACCGGAGTTCCGATACAGATTTACTTTAGGAAAAAGTAG
- a CDS encoding DUF6089 family protein, whose product MNKVLTFIPIFLLFTFNSYAQNNIVIESGFSGNFSIMGTSSLGVIPGGGGKIDNRINFAGSKFVLKNSFGLTTYGRKPLDGEKEINKALDYHWMLDAMAEYNFLRFGQLHYHSIRHWTPYIGGGINTILRFTGDYANRKASRGIYFTIKGSLGIKYRINEFFVMNVEGYLEYDFSDMLDNKNRNIEEHPSVYPDFLRYDHTAHFLIGITYVIHKRVRYPRLPWSDNLFKKNKRPF is encoded by the coding sequence ATGAATAAAGTATTAACTTTTATTCCTATTTTTCTACTGTTTACCTTTAATTCATATGCTCAAAATAACATTGTCATTGAATCAGGGTTTAGCGGAAATTTCTCAATTATGGGCACCTCAAGCCTGGGGGTCATTCCGGGCGGTGGTGGAAAAATAGATAACAGAATTAACTTTGCAGGTTCAAAGTTTGTCTTAAAAAACTCTTTTGGACTTACTACATACGGTAGAAAACCTCTGGATGGAGAAAAAGAAATAAATAAGGCCCTCGATTACCACTGGATGCTTGATGCTATGGCCGAATACAATTTTTTGAGGTTTGGCCAACTACATTACCACAGTATAAGACACTGGACCCCATACATTGGAGGAGGAATAAATACAATTTTAAGATTTACCGGAGATTACGCCAATAGAAAAGCCAGCAGAGGTATTTATTTCACAATAAAAGGCAGCCTTGGGATAAAATACCGGATTAACGAATTTTTTGTAATGAATGTTGAAGGATATTTAGAGTATGATTTTAGTGATATGCTGGATAACAAGAACCGTAACATTGAAGAGCACCCTTCAGTATATCCGGATTTTCTCAGATATGATCATACTGCGCATTTCTTAATCGGGATTACCTATGTAATTCATAAAAGAGTCAGATACCCCAGACTTCCCTGGAGCGATAATTTATTCAAAAAAAATAAGAGGCCTTTTTAG
- a CDS encoding AIR synthase related protein, with amino-acid sequence MSSSVSKRYAQRGVSASKEDVHNAIKNVDKGLFPQAFCKIVPDHLTGDEDYCLVMHADGAGTKSSLAYMYWKETGDISVWKGIAQDALIMNVDDLLCVGATDNIMLSSTIGRNKNLIPGEVISEIINGTEELLADLKEHGVSIYSTGGETADVGDLVRTIIVDSTVTARMKRSDVISNHNIQGGDVIVGLSSSGQATYEKEYNGGMGSNGLTSARHDVFDKYLAEKFPESFDSAVPEELVYSGKVKLTDNVDGSPIDAGKLVLSPTRTYAPVIKKILEKHRSEINGMVHNSGGAQTKVLHFVNDVHVIKDNMFDVPPLFKLIQEQSGTDWKEMYQVFNMGHRMEIYVPAELAQSIIEISESFNIEAKIVGKVETHKGKKLTIKSEFGTFEY; translated from the coding sequence ATGAGTTCATCAGTAAGTAAACGATATGCACAAAGGGGTGTTTCTGCTTCGAAAGAAGATGTACACAATGCTATAAAAAATGTTGACAAGGGACTATTCCCTCAGGCATTTTGTAAAATTGTTCCGGATCACCTTACGGGTGATGAAGACTACTGTCTGGTTATGCATGCTGATGGAGCCGGCACAAAATCCTCACTTGCATACATGTACTGGAAAGAAACCGGTGATATTTCGGTTTGGAAAGGAATTGCCCAGGACGCATTGATCATGAATGTAGATGATCTTCTCTGTGTTGGAGCTACTGACAACATAATGCTATCTTCAACTATAGGAAGAAATAAAAACCTTATTCCGGGAGAAGTAATTTCTGAAATAATTAACGGAACCGAAGAGCTATTAGCCGATCTGAAAGAACACGGTGTTAGTATTTACTCTACGGGCGGGGAAACTGCCGATGTAGGCGATCTGGTTCGTACAATAATTGTAGATTCAACAGTTACAGCCCGAATGAAAAGAAGCGATGTAATTTCTAATCACAACATACAGGGTGGCGATGTTATTGTTGGATTATCATCATCGGGACAGGCTACTTACGAAAAAGAATACAACGGTGGCATGGGAAGTAATGGATTAACATCTGCCAGACACGATGTGTTTGATAAGTATTTAGCAGAAAAATTTCCTGAAAGTTTCGACTCAGCCGTACCGGAAGAATTAGTTTACTCAGGAAAAGTAAAATTAACTGATAATGTTGACGGATCGCCGATTGATGCCGGAAAATTAGTTTTATCGCCAACCAGAACCTACGCTCCTGTAATCAAAAAAATTCTTGAAAAACACAGAAGTGAAATTAACGGAATGGTTCACAATAGTGGTGGTGCACAAACAAAAGTTCTTCACTTTGTTAATGACGTTCACGTTATCAAAGACAACATGTTCGATGTTCCTCCATTATTCAAATTAATACAAGAACAATCAGGAACCGACTGGAAAGAAATGTATCAGGTGTTTAATATGGGACACAGAATGGAAATTTATGTTCCGGCAGAATTAGCTCAAAGTATTATAGAAATATCTGAAAGTTTCAATATCGAAGCCAAAATAGTAGGTAAGGTTGAAACTCATAAAGGCAAGAAATTGACTATCAAATCAGAATTTGGTACTTTCGAATATTAA
- the prfA gene encoding peptide chain release factor 1, with protein sequence MALIDQLHHIKTRFDEVADLIIQPDIISDQKRYVQLNKEYKDLEVVVEAYNKYKSLLDNIEEAKEIIADGSDAEMVEMAKMELEEAQEQIPSIEENIRFLLIPKDPEDSKNVVVEVRAGAGGDEASIFAGDLYRMYTKYCDSRGWKVDIVDYNEGTSGGFKEMIFNVAGNDVYGTMKYEAGVHRVQRVPQTETQGRVHTSAATVMVSPEAEEFDVEINMNEVRKDFFCSSGPGGQSVNTTYSAVRLTHEPTGIVAQCQDQKSQHKNLEKALKVLRSRLYEMELAKRNEADSERRASMVSSGDRSAKIRTYNYPQGRVTDHRINLTLYSLNDIINGDIQKIIDELTIADNTAKLKAGEEL encoded by the coding sequence ATGGCATTAATAGATCAATTACATCATATAAAAACCCGTTTCGACGAGGTTGCAGACTTAATTATCCAACCGGATATTATTTCTGATCAAAAAAGATATGTTCAGCTAAATAAAGAATACAAAGACCTTGAAGTTGTTGTTGAGGCTTACAACAAATACAAAAGCCTACTTGACAACATCGAGGAAGCAAAAGAAATTATTGCCGATGGCAGTGATGCCGAAATGGTAGAAATGGCGAAGATGGAGTTGGAGGAAGCACAAGAACAAATTCCTTCTATAGAAGAGAATATCCGCTTTTTGTTGATCCCAAAAGACCCTGAAGACAGTAAAAACGTTGTAGTAGAAGTTAGAGCAGGAGCAGGTGGCGATGAAGCAAGTATATTTGCAGGAGACCTATATCGTATGTATACAAAATATTGTGACTCCAGAGGCTGGAAGGTCGATATTGTAGACTACAATGAAGGAACGTCTGGAGGTTTCAAAGAAATGATCTTCAACGTAGCAGGAAACGATGTTTATGGAACCATGAAATATGAGGCAGGTGTACACCGTGTACAACGAGTTCCACAAACCGAAACTCAAGGACGTGTACATACATCGGCAGCAACAGTAATGGTTAGTCCTGAAGCTGAAGAATTTGATGTAGAAATAAACATGAATGAAGTTCGTAAAGACTTCTTCTGTTCGTCAGGTCCGGGTGGGCAATCGGTAAACACCACATATTCGGCTGTTCGTCTTACTCACGAACCTACCGGTATTGTAGCACAATGTCAGGATCAGAAATCGCAACACAAGAACCTTGAAAAGGCATTAAAAGTACTTCGTTCCCGTCTATACGAAATGGAGCTTGCCAAAAGAAATGAAGCAGACTCTGAACGTCGTGCATCAATGGTGTCTTCCGGTGACAGATCTGCAAAGATCAGAACATACAACTACCCTCAGGGACGTGTAACTGATCACCGTATAAACCTGACTCTTTACAGTCTGAACGATATTATAAATGGTGATATCCAAAAAATAATCGACGAACTTACAATTGCTGATAATACTGCTAAACTTAAGGCAGGAGAAGAACTTTAA
- the era gene encoding GTPase Era yields MKHRAGYVNIIGNPNVGKSTLMNALVGEKLSIITSKAQTTRHRILGILNGDDFQILFSDTPGIIKPAYGLQESMMDFVKSAFQDADILVYMVEIGEKELKDEAFFNKIRNAEVPVLLLVNKIDTAEQDSVEEKISYWKEKVSNAMVLPISAKEGFNVDVVFNKILELLPESPAFYPKDQLTDKPEKFFVNEIVREKILMHYKKEIPYAVEVVTEEFFEEEKIIRMRTVIYVERETQKGILIGHKGNMLKRVGTEARKDLQKFFEKHVHIELVVKIDKNWRSNDRQLKKYGYNS; encoded by the coding sequence ATGAAGCACAGGGCTGGTTATGTGAATATTATCGGAAACCCGAATGTAGGAAAATCTACATTGATGAATGCTTTGGTTGGTGAGAAGCTTTCAATTATTACTTCAAAAGCTCAAACCACACGTCATAGAATACTCGGTATTCTTAATGGTGACGATTTCCAAATATTGTTTTCCGATACACCCGGGATTATTAAACCTGCATATGGTTTACAGGAGTCTATGATGGACTTTGTTAAGTCTGCATTTCAAGATGCCGATATACTTGTGTATATGGTAGAAATTGGAGAAAAGGAGCTGAAGGATGAAGCATTTTTTAATAAAATTAGAAATGCTGAAGTTCCGGTATTATTATTGGTTAACAAGATTGATACTGCAGAACAGGATAGTGTAGAAGAAAAAATATCTTATTGGAAAGAGAAAGTTTCAAATGCAATGGTATTACCTATATCTGCTAAGGAAGGTTTTAATGTTGATGTTGTATTCAATAAAATATTGGAGCTTTTACCTGAGTCACCTGCATTTTATCCCAAAGATCAATTAACCGATAAGCCGGAGAAGTTTTTTGTTAATGAAATAGTAAGGGAGAAAATTCTTATGCATTATAAGAAAGAAATACCCTATGCTGTAGAAGTTGTAACAGAAGAGTTTTTTGAGGAGGAGAAAATTATCAGGATGAGAACAGTCATTTATGTTGAACGGGAAACCCAGAAAGGGATTCTTATCGGACATAAGGGAAATATGCTTAAAAGAGTTGGAACCGAAGCGCGAAAAGATCTTCAAAAATTCTTCGAAAAGCATGTTCATATCGAATTGGTTGTGAAAATTGATAAAAATTGGAGAAGTAATGACCGTCAACTTAAAAAATACGGGTACAATTCTTAA
- a CDS encoding TonB-dependent receptor translates to MFRKILLSVFIIWSSLSFAQSLKVKVIDKVSREPISYADVFFYESKTGTSTDEEGYFHAQDFASHQLKVLISFIGYKTLSTTIYTSEDDIVLEMEKSHITLEDVIVAVPGGKLQSENIVAIENRKLNELYTSSPINLSGAIAEIPGVDQISVGASVGKPIIRGLTGNRILTYSQGIRVENQQWGADHGLGISDIGIESVEVIKGPASLLYGSDALAGVIYFVDERYAKQNSIEGSAQTKYFFNNKQTQNQLGLKINKGKFSLNAFGGLNKASDYKLPSNENVYNTRFEDQNLKLSLGYAGKSWISNLRYSYFENSYGIAQDSIYDGNSINKIEIPFVSLTTNSLSFDNTVFTGDSKLNLILGYSNDVRKAHKVDFNNANINMGLETFTYNLKWYSTKINNKFSIILGSQGMHQSNKNSGLGMVIPDYVTRDIGLFSLVNYSSGNFDIQGGLRADYRLINSEEKKVGDFVKFPEFTNDYKSINYSIGSVYKLNKAYIRANLSSGFRAPNSAELLSNGSLGSVNRYVKGNQNLVSEFSNQFDIGLNYTNDHLNFSVNPFFNNINNYIFLAPKGELINNIPVYEYKQKDAILYGGEMGIHIHPHGVHWLHIRSDISTVFAEDKNGNPLPLIPATRINNTLKVMLSKGDVFRIKNIFIQDIYKFDQNRIGQFETETQSYNLINAGAELEIRLKNYSFLIDTGVKNLLNTKYIDHLSRLKYMDIEGQGINFYMGIKFNIETRLNTTK, encoded by the coding sequence ATGTTTAGAAAAATACTTTTATCTGTATTTATCATTTGGAGCTCCCTATCATTTGCACAGAGTTTAAAAGTGAAAGTAATTGATAAAGTCAGCAGAGAACCAATTTCTTATGCTGATGTGTTTTTTTACGAGTCTAAAACAGGAACATCAACCGATGAAGAAGGATATTTTCACGCACAGGATTTTGCTTCGCATCAATTAAAAGTCCTAATTTCGTTTATAGGTTACAAAACACTGTCAACAACTATCTACACATCCGAAGACGACATAGTTTTAGAGATGGAAAAAAGTCATATAACCTTAGAAGACGTGATTGTAGCTGTTCCGGGTGGAAAACTACAAAGTGAAAACATTGTGGCTATCGAAAATCGCAAGCTAAATGAACTTTACACATCTTCGCCTATAAATTTAAGCGGAGCAATTGCAGAAATTCCGGGAGTTGATCAAATTTCGGTTGGTGCCAGTGTAGGTAAACCGATAATCAGGGGACTTACAGGAAACAGGATACTTACATATTCGCAGGGTATAAGAGTTGAAAATCAACAATGGGGTGCCGATCACGGTTTGGGAATAAGCGATATTGGAATAGAGTCAGTTGAAGTTATTAAAGGGCCTGCATCACTACTTTACGGCTCTGACGCATTAGCAGGTGTTATATACTTTGTTGATGAACGCTATGCAAAACAAAATAGCATTGAAGGTTCTGCTCAAACAAAATATTTTTTCAACAATAAACAAACCCAAAATCAGCTTGGCTTAAAAATTAATAAAGGTAAATTCAGTCTCAATGCTTTTGGAGGATTAAACAAAGCAAGTGATTATAAATTACCCTCTAATGAGAACGTATATAATACTCGTTTCGAAGACCAAAATCTAAAGCTCTCTCTGGGCTATGCCGGCAAAAGTTGGATTTCCAACCTCAGATATTCATACTTCGAAAACTCGTATGGAATTGCGCAAGACTCTATTTATGATGGAAATAGTATTAATAAAATAGAAATTCCTTTCGTAAGCCTAACAACTAACAGCCTGAGTTTCGACAATACTGTTTTTACGGGTGATTCAAAATTAAATTTGATTTTAGGATACTCAAACGATGTACGTAAAGCCCATAAAGTTGACTTCAACAATGCGAATATAAATATGGGACTGGAAACATTTACTTATAATTTAAAATGGTATTCAACTAAAATAAACAATAAATTTTCAATCATTTTGGGCTCTCAGGGAATGCATCAAAGCAACAAAAATTCCGGATTGGGAATGGTTATACCAGATTATGTAACAAGAGACATAGGGCTATTCTCGCTGGTAAATTATAGCAGTGGAAATTTTGACATTCAGGGCGGATTAAGAGCAGATTACAGGTTGATTAATTCTGAAGAAAAGAAAGTTGGGGACTTTGTGAAGTTTCCCGAATTTACAAATGACTACAAAAGCATTAACTACTCTATAGGTTCGGTATATAAATTAAATAAAGCATATATCAGAGCTAATTTATCTTCAGGTTTTAGAGCTCCAAACTCTGCCGAATTACTTTCCAATGGTAGCTTAGGAAGTGTTAACAGATACGTAAAAGGAAATCAAAATCTGGTCAGTGAATTCTCCAATCAGTTCGATATAGGATTAAATTATACAAACGACCACTTAAACTTTTCGGTAAATCCATTTTTCAACAACATAAACAACTACATATTCCTGGCTCCAAAAGGTGAGTTAATTAACAATATTCCGGTTTACGAATACAAACAAAAAGATGCGATACTATACGGTGGCGAAATGGGAATTCACATTCACCCTCATGGAGTGCACTGGCTACATATTCGCAGTGATATTTCAACGGTATTTGCAGAAGACAAAAATGGCAACCCGCTGCCACTTATTCCGGCTACAAGGATAAACAACACCTTAAAAGTAATGCTTTCCAAAGGGGATGTTTTCAGAATAAAAAATATTTTCATTCAGGACATCTACAAGTTTGACCAAAACAGAATAGGGCAGTTCGAAACAGAAACCCAAAGTTACAACCTCATTAATGCAGGTGCAGAATTAGAAATAAGGTTAAAAAATTACTCCTTCTTAATCGATACAGGAGTTAAAAACCTCTTGAACACTAAGTATATCGACCACCTTTCGAGGTTGAAATATATGGATATTGAAGGACAGGGAATCAATTTTTATATGGGCATTAAATTCAATATAGAAACACGGTTAAATACAACAAAATAA